Proteins from a genomic interval of Arvicola amphibius chromosome 14, mArvAmp1.2, whole genome shotgun sequence:
- the Metap1 gene encoding methionine aminopeptidase 1 has product MAAVETRVCETDGCSSEAKLQCPTCIKLGIQGSYFCSQECFKGSWATHKLLHKKAKDEKAKREVCSWTVGDVNTDPWAGYRYTGKLRPHYPLMPTRPVPSYIQRPDYADHPLGMSESEQALKGTSQIKLLSAEDIEGMRLVCRLAREVLDIAAGMIKAGVTTEEIDHAVHLACIARNCYPSPLNYYNFPKSCCTSVNEVICHGIPDRRPLQEGDIVNVDITLYRNGYHGDLNETFFVGDVDEGARKLVQTTYECLMQAIDAVKPGVRYRELGNIIQKHAQANGFSVVRSYCGHGIHKLFHTAPNVPHYAKNKAVGVMKSGHVFTIEPMICEGGWQDETWPDGWTAVTRDGKRSAQFEHTLLVTDTGCEILTRRLDSSRPHFMSQF; this is encoded by the exons gaATGCTTTAAAGGAAGTTGGGCTACTCACAAGTTACTACATAAGAAAGCAA aaGATGAAAAGGCGAAACGGGAAGTGTGTTCCTGGACCGTAGGAGATGTGAACACTGATCCATGGGCAGGCTACCGGTACACTGGTAAACTCAGACCACATTACCCACTG ATGCCAACAAGGCCAGTGCCCAGTTACATTCAGAGGCCAGACTACGCTGACCATCCCTTAG GAATGTCTGAATCTGAACAGGCTCTCAAAGGTACTTCTCAAATCAAATTACTCTCAGCTGAAGATATAGAAGGGATGCGACTTGTGTGTAGG CTTGCTAGAGAAGTCTTGGATATTGCTGCTGGGATGATTAAAGCAGGTGTAACTACTGAAGAAATTGATCACGCTGTACACTTA GCATGCATTGCAAGAAATTGCTATCCTTCTCCCCTGAATTACTATAATTTCCCAAAGTCTTGTTGTACCTCAGTGAATGAAGTCATCTGCCATGGGATTCCAGACAGAAGGCCTTTGCAAGAAGGTGATATTGTTAATG TGGACATCACTCTTTATCGAAATGGTTATCATGGGGATCTAAATGAGACCTTTTTTGTTGGAGATGTGGATGAAGGAGCACGGAAACTTGTCCAGACTACATATGAATGCCTGATGCAAGCCATTGATGCAG tgaaGCCTGGTGTTCGATACAGAGAGCTGGGAAATATCATTCAGAAACATGCCCAAGCAAATGGATTTTCAGTTGTTCGAAGCTATTGTGGGCATGGAATCCACAAACTTTTCCATACAGCCCCCAATGTGCCACACTATGCCA aaaataagGCAGTCGGTGTGATGAAGTCGGGCCACGTGTTTACAATTGAGCCAATGATTTGtgaag GTGGATGGCAGGATGAAACCTGGCCAGATGGCTGGACTGCAGTGACGAGGGACGGAAAGCGATCCGCCCAGTTTGAGCACACCCTGCTGGTCACGGACACTGGCTGTGAAATTCTTACCCGGAGACTTGATAGCTCTCGGCCTCATTTCATGTCCCAGTTTTAA